Part of the Pseudanabaena sp. FACHB-2040 genome is shown below.
TGGATCAGTCGATTGGCGGCTTCCCAGGCTTCGGCTTCGCTCTCGCGCACAATCACGTGCAGGCGAATGCCAAAGCGCAAAGTGCGGCCATGTTGGGCGGCTAGGCTGCGAACCTCGGCAATCTTTTCGGCGACCAGGGCCGGGGGCTCGCCCCAAGTGAGGTAGAGATCGACGTGTTTGGCGGCGACTTCTTTTGCGATCGCACTCGACCCCCCAAAGTACAGCGGCGGATACGGAGCCTGCACAGGCGGAAAGAGCAGTTTCGCCCCCTTAACCGAGAGGTGCTTGCCCTCAAAGTCCACGACCTCGCCCTGCATCACCCCGCGCCAGACGTGCAGAAACTCATCGGTCAACTCGTAGCGGGCTGTTTTGTCTAAATGCAGCCCATCTCCGGCCAGCTCTGATGGATCACCCCCCGTCACAACATTGACCAGCAGCCGCCCCTGCGACAGCCGATCAAAGGTCGCAGCCATGCGAGCCGCCATTCCCGACGATGAGATGCCGGGGCGCACCGCCACCAGAAACTTCATTTTCTGAGTGACCGCAATCAGCGAAGCGGCCGTAATCCAGGCATCTTCGCAGGATTTGCCGGTAGGCAGCAATGCCCCTGCATAACCCAGGTGATCGATGGCAACGGCCAGCTGCCGCAGATAGTCGGGGGTAATGGCGCGCCCCCCGACTGCCGTGCCCAGGTAACGACCATCGCCGTGGGTGGGGATAAACCAGAGCACATCCATAGCAAACTCCTTCATAGCGTCCGCGCTTTGGACAACGTTCGAAAAATCTGAGAAGAGAAAAGGCACAGGGAGGGATTAGGAGCCTGAACGCGCATATCAGAGAGGTGGCGTAACCATTTCCCATGCGAGTGAGTGAGCTCCCTGTGCCAAAGCTGTTCATTGCTGACTTCCTGTGAACTCCTTTAGCCGCCAGGTTCAAACCAGACAGCCCTTTAGGAATCTCCGCAAATTCGGTAGGAATACCGTTATTTGATTGGCAATGAGTATGTCACAATCTCATTTCGCTTTCAAGTAAATTGAAATACAATTTTGATTCGGCTCAATGCAACACCACGGCAGGGGTCATCCTCCCCCTGATTAGGAATGCGGGAAAACGACCCATTCTGGCAATTAGAGCGCAGTTAGCCTTAAAAAATCCTGCTGAGCTAGCCCAAGCAGATCCCAACCCGTGTTAGACCGTAGGAGCGCCTGACAGGATGAGTTAAAAGCTGTTTAACCCAAAATGAAACGAATCTGGTTGGGCCTGGTGTGCCCTCTGTTGGTCTTTACGTTTCTGGCGGTGCTGGTTGCTGCCAACCCCGATGCCCTGACGTGGGACATTTCTCTAATGCGAATCCTTCACCCCTACGCCAATCCCAGGCTGGATCGGGTGGCTGCGATCGCAACCGATTTCGGCACAGAATGGGGCGTTATTCCCGCCACGCTCTTGCTAATCGCTCTAGCTCTGTGGCGGCAGCGCTGGCGCATTGCTACCTACCTGGGCCTGACGCTAGTCGGCAGCAGCCTGCTCAACCGCACCCTCAAAGAGATTTGGCACCGCGCCCGCCCCGCTCTGTGGGAAGCGCTCAAACCCCACCTTGACTTCAGCTTCCCCAGCGGCCACGCCATGTCTAGCATGACCTTTGTGGCAGCCCTAATCTTGATCAACTGGCACCAGCCGCTCAGACCCTGGCTGATCGCCTACGGCGGCCTATTCGTTGCCGTCATCGGCTGGACTCGCCTATATTTGGGCGTGCATTTTCCGAGCGACATCCTGGCAGGCTGGATGCTCTCAATTGCCTTCACTGTAGGCGTAGGGCTGGTTGTGTTTGGAGATAGGCCAATACCGGATTCTGTAGAGCCAGTAGCGAACGATGAATGACCGATGACGGGCGTGATTCAGCATTGGTTAGACTAAACACACTTGCTTGTTGCGATCGCATTCGCCTATGTCCGACCCTGCCACCGAGACCCTGCAACCACTGCTAGAACCGGCACAGTCAGACGAGGTGATTTTTCCTCAAAACATTAGCCCACCCTTTACCGTACTGGGCATCGAAACCAGCACATAAAGCACGCCCGTTCCCATTAGAGTAACCACCAGACTAAAGAGCAAAATCCAGCGGCTGCTGGGTTCGTAGGTGTCGCGCTCAATAGCCCGCTGCACCGAAAAGTAATGCCAGGTTGAGAGCAGCACAGTCAGCAAACCAATGCAGGCCAGCATTAAACCCAGTGCCCAGCCATAGCCAGTACCGGGAACATCGGGCGAGATTAGGTAGCGCAGCCGAGCAATCAGCACGCCAAAACCAATCAGGGCAATGGCAGTACGCATCCAGGCCAAATAGGTGCGTTCGTTGGCCAAATGGTCGCGGATGCGCGAGCTGGACATCGTTTTAGCCGGGGACGGAGCGCTAGCTTGAGCAGCCGGTTCCTTTAGAGAGGCTTCAAACGGGGCATCGGAATTGGTCATTTCAGGGAGTGGGCGAGTGGGCGAGTGGCAGAGAAGATCTAGTTCGACAGGCCAAAACTTGAGCGTAGCCTGACACCGAGGCCAGTGCCCAGCAGCGCAAAGGCAATCCACAGCCAGCCGTGCAGACTGGTGGAGGCTATGCCGCTAAAGTAGGCTCCCACGTTGCAGCCAAAGGCTAGCCAGGCTCCATAGCCCATCAGCAGGCCGCCGATCAGCGCGGCTATAACCGCCAGCTTCGACGGGGGTTGGCGCAGTGCAAGCCGTCCAGCTAGGGCTGCCGCCAGAGACGCTCCCAGCACAATACCGAAATTCATTACCGAAGTTACGTCTGCAAATACGCTTGCCTGCAGCATTTGAGCGATCGCATCTTGACTCCAGAACTCACTGCTCTGCGGGTTCCAACCTAGAAGTTGAGCGATCTTGGCGCTCCACAAGGTAAAGCCCCAGGTCACGCCCCAGGGCCGACCGGCCAATACCAGGGTCAGGGTGTTGAGCAGGGCTAGTGCGATCGCACCCCACACCAGCGACCACGGGCCATAGAGAAAAGACCGCCAAGACAGCGGCTGCCACAGGGGCGTCTTCTCTGCCGCCAAGCGCTGCCAGTACCAGAGTCCGGCCGCCAAAGCTCCCAAAATAACGAGTTGTAGGGCCACTCCAGGCCAGCCCCACTGCACCAGAGAAATCGGTTCAGTTTTGGGTAGGCCCTGCCACAGGCCGTTGCTCAGCGTTCCCAAAAAGGAGCCTGTGCCAAAGGTCAGCAGGGTTAGCAGCATCATCGAGCTGCCGCCGCCAATGGTATAGAGGGTGCCGCAGGCACAGCCGCTGCCAAGCTGCATCCCCACCCCAAAGAGAAAAGCCCCGACCGCACCCTGCACCGCCACCGGAGCCACGGCCCCGCGCCCCACCTGATGCAGCAGTAGCGGCGCAAACAGAACCGTCGCCAGAGCCAGCATTAGCACCTGAGACAGCACGCCCCGCACATCGCGATTTACCAACAACCGGCGGTAAGACGAAGCAAAGCCAAAGCTGGCATGGTAGAGCGTCAGCCCCAGAAGCGTACCGATGAGAAACAGGGCGCTCTGCTTCCAGCCAAAGGGCAGCAGGCCCACCGTCAGCCCAGTCAGCAGAGCCAGCAGAATGAAGATCAAGGTGGTTTGCGATCGCGGCTTCAGCTGCTCTGGAAAATTAACGGACGAAGTCATCGCGGGTACCGACAGTTACGACACGAGAGAAAATGAAACGGCTCGCCCTCTACCCCTGCGCGGCTTGGGCTGACCGCCATCATCGTTAGGAGCAGGGGTAGGCGAAGGAGTAGGGGTGGGTATGCAGGCGGTTTCCGTATCAAGCCGTGAGGCTGTAGTTAAATTGCTGCTAGGGGTGCTTCTAGGGGCAGCCCCCACCGGCCCTGTGAAGCTAATAGTGACTACGGCAATCAGCAAAATCAGGCATTTCAACATCAAAGCAGCTCCATCAATGAGGGTAAATAATGAGGCAGAAAAGCTGCCTACATCGCTATGAGCAACCGCAGGCAGCCCGAATCGTCCACAGGAAGACTTTAGAGATCAGGGTCAACCCCAGTCTCCACCGGCAAATCGAGCTGGGCCGAATACTCCGTCCAAGATCCTTCATAGACCCGCACGTTGGGGTAGCCCAGCAGGTGCTTCAGCACCCCGTACTGCAGCGAGGCTTCCCGTCCGGTGCTGCAGGTCACAACAATGTCGTCATTTTTGCTAATGCCGCGTCGATCCAGCAGCGCCTGAATTTCGCTTAAGGGCTTTAGCTGGTGGGGGTTGTCATCACCAACGGTAAAGCTGGGCCAGGGAATATTTTTTGCACCGGGAATATGTCCGTTGCGAATGAATACGTCCTGCTCACCCGAAAAGAGGGCAGACGGACGCGGATCAATGAACTTAACCGACTGATCCCTGACGTACTGGCGCACCTGGTCCAGCGTGACCCGCACCGAAGGATCATCCTTCACCGTAAAGTTACCTGCTGCATATTGGGGAAACTCGCGGGTGACGGGTAGCCCTGCCCCTTGATAGCCCTTAAATCCGCCATCGAGAACGGCTAAGTCTTTGTGGCCGCTGCGCTCCAGCAGATAGGCCACCATTGAGGCACCCAAGACATTGGGGCCATCAGAGTAAACCACCACCTTGCTGGTATCGCTCACGCCTGACTGAGCAAACAGCGAGCCGAGCTTCTCTAGCTCCCAATACTGCACCGGCAGGCGACCGTTGGGCCCACGAAATGTGCCATCGGCAATGTGAACAGCGTTGGGCACGTGCCCTTGAATGTAGTCCAGTGGATTGATCCGTACATCTAAGATGCGAAGGTTGGCATCGTTAGCGTGCTGCGACAGCCACTCGGGGCTGACATACTCCAGGCTAGTGGGGTTAGCGGCGCGACCCGGCAGAGAAACGCCCGGAATCAGAATTACTACCGCCAGCAGAGACGCTAAAAAGGTGGCTACAGCAGGCACCCATCGACCTAAACGAATTTGCATAATTGTCTCCTTCTCTACAGGTGTTTTAGATATCCAGAGCAGGCCAACTACGCCTGCTGAGAAGCGGGTGAAGCGGCAGGTAGAGGCCCAGCTGTGGGCCGTTGGTCAGTGCTATTGACGTTAAAGCAACGCTCAAATCAAAATTTAGCAGCAATCGAATCTTACTTGAACTGGAATTCGAATGTAAATCAGTTGAAAATATTTTTAGGGTGTGTCAATATTCAAAAACCGATAAGCCGACCGGTTTACCGGTATATGCATTTATAAAAGGAATTTGAGATAAAGGCTCAGCAGTAGAGCTCTCTCAAGACACACACGAAGTTATGATTTTCTCAACGCTCTCATCTCAACCTTCTGCGAACAGGCTTCTCTCCAGCCAGCCCCAGACGCGCCTGCGACTGCGAATCTTTGCTCCTGACTCCGTAGGCATCACTAGAGCGCTGGAAGAGTTGAGGGCCTGTTGCGGCATTTTGCTGCAGGCTGCACCAGCTCGATATCTGACCCGACAAGCCCCTCTCAGCACCAGCAGTTTGGCATTCGATCTAGATTTGCAAGGCCCTATCAACAGCATTCAACAGGCCTTGCGCCAGCTGCAAACCTTTCCCGTCACCATTCAGGGCAGAGCTAACCCCGATGGCGATGGCTGGCATTGTTAATGCATTTTGTCTTCACGCAGGTTCAGAGCCCAATATTTCCTCAGCTTTCCTCTCTGGTGACTCTATGGCAATTCCCATCCCCTACAGCGCTGCTGCCGAGGCTCCTGCTGCTGCATCCCCTCCACCCAAGCCGCGCCAGCGGCTACCTCACCGCTGGAGTCATGGCCGTGGTTATGGTGTCATTGTGCTGCTGGCTCCGCTGGTTCTAGGCAGCTTTTTGCTAGTGCATCTACATGCTGTTTTTCAGAGGTGGCTGCAAATGGCTTCATTTACCTTTCAAGCCTCTTTTGAGGAAACCCACGACTAACTCCTACCGCTTTGAAACGCTGCAAGTCCATGCCAGCTTGGCCTAGCCGCACTTTCCCCACAATTACTATGCCTTTTGAGTGGAGGCAGATATGGCGGGTCCTCAATATCTAGTTAGTTGGTTTCGGCGCATCCTAGGCTGCAATGTGGCGGCTGTCGTAAATATTCGGCCAAAATTAAGAATTTAGAAGCTAACCAGGCAAGCTACCCACAAATGTCCCTATTCTCTGAAGGAGCCGTTTTGCTGCTTATCGAGACTTAGGGTTACCCATGCAAATTGATTTTCATCACGGCGTCACCTATGTCTGCGCCCGCCTGGCCGGATTTGAGCACGCTGCGGCTAACATCGTGGCCTACTGCGCCCAGTACGTCGATGACTCTATTAGTGCAGGGCTGATTCGGTTTGACAATGGGGCCATGTTTAACCGCATTAGCTCAGCGCATAAGATGTTGGACTACCGCAACTTTCGGGAGCTAGCCAACAGCCGAGTCTGGATTCCGTTTCACTTTCTTCCCGGCAATGGCGGCCTGCCTGCCGGACAAGACCCTGAGGGCAGCTTTGTAGATAAGCTCATCTGCCGCCCCAATAGCCCAGTTGCCCAAGCAATGGTGCAGGAGTGCATCCGCCATCGGCACAAGCCCTATGGGCTATATCGCCTCGGCATTACTCTGCACGTTTATGCCGATACCTGGGCTCATCAGGGATTTGCTGGGGTTAACCATCGGATCAACTGTGCCAATGATTTAGTAGACAGCAACAATATTCCCGATCAGAGCCTGATCAACCGGCTTCAGAGCTTTTTCATTGGGGAAGCTTTGCCGCTAGGGCATGGATCTGTTTTGGGCAACCCTGACAAGCCCTTTTTACGCTGGGGCTACACCAATGGGCGCGGAGAAAAGGTTGTGCGAGACAACCCCAGAGACTTTTTAGAAGCCGCTGACCAGATGTATCAAGCAATGCAGCGATTTCGGGCAGCCGATCCAGAGGCTCCGGTGTCGGGCTTGCCTGAGCCAGATAGATCGTTAATCGCTCACATGCTGTCGTCTATTACCGATATTAAGGGGGAGATGCGTCACCAAACCTGGCTAACCGCCATTGCCGCTGGGAAGTTTAGCTTTGGCC
Proteins encoded:
- the ssuD gene encoding FMNH2-dependent alkanesulfonate monooxygenase, whose amino-acid sequence is MDVLWFIPTHGDGRYLGTAVGGRAITPDYLRQLAVAIDHLGYAGALLPTGKSCEDAWITAASLIAVTQKMKFLVAVRPGISSSGMAARMAATFDRLSQGRLLVNVVTGGDPSELAGDGLHLDKTARYELTDEFLHVWRGVMQGEVVDFEGKHLSVKGAKLLFPPVQAPYPPLYFGGSSAIAKEVAAKHVDLYLTWGEPPALVAEKIAEVRSLAAQHGRTLRFGIRLHVIVRESEAEAWEAANRLIHHLDDETIAAAQAALATADSEGQRRMVALHHGGRDNLEVSPNLWAGVGLVRGGAGTALVGDPDQVAARIQEYADLGIDTFIFSGYPHLEEAYRFAELVFPKLPLKNLPKAAPSRYISPLGEIIANEKIPASAS
- a CDS encoding YeeE/YedE family protein, whose protein sequence is MTSSVNFPEQLKPRSQTTLIFILLALLTGLTVGLLPFGWKQSALFLIGTLLGLTLYHASFGFASSYRRLLVNRDVRGVLSQVLMLALATVLFAPLLLHQVGRGAVAPVAVQGAVGAFLFGVGMQLGSGCACGTLYTIGGGSSMMLLTLLTFGTGSFLGTLSNGLWQGLPKTEPISLVQWGWPGVALQLVILGALAAGLWYWQRLAAEKTPLWQPLSWRSFLYGPWSLVWGAIALALLNTLTLVLAGRPWGVTWGFTLWSAKIAQLLGWNPQSSEFWSQDAIAQMLQASVFADVTSVMNFGIVLGASLAAALAGRLALRQPPSKLAVIAALIGGLLMGYGAWLAFGCNVGAYFSGIASTSLHGWLWIAFALLGTGLGVRLRSSFGLSN
- a CDS encoding sulfurtransferase — translated: MQIRLGRWVPAVATFLASLLAVVILIPGVSLPGRAANPTSLEYVSPEWLSQHANDANLRILDVRINPLDYIQGHVPNAVHIADGTFRGPNGRLPVQYWELEKLGSLFAQSGVSDTSKVVVYSDGPNVLGASMVAYLLERSGHKDLAVLDGGFKGYQGAGLPVTREFPQYAAGNFTVKDDPSVRVTLDQVRQYVRDQSVKFIDPRPSALFSGEQDVFIRNGHIPGAKNIPWPSFTVGDDNPHQLKPLSEIQALLDRRGISKNDDIVVTCSTGREASLQYGVLKHLLGYPNVRVYEGSWTEYSAQLDLPVETGVDPDL
- a CDS encoding phosphatase PAP2 family protein, whose amino-acid sequence is MKRIWLGLVCPLLVFTFLAVLVAANPDALTWDISLMRILHPYANPRLDRVAAIATDFGTEWGVIPATLLLIALALWRQRWRIATYLGLTLVGSSLLNRTLKEIWHRARPALWEALKPHLDFSFPSGHAMSSMTFVAALILINWHQPLRPWLIAYGGLFVAVIGWTRLYLGVHFPSDILAGWMLSIAFTVGVGLVVFGDRPIPDSVEPVANDE
- a CDS encoding DUF202 domain-containing protein codes for the protein MSSSRIRDHLANERTYLAWMRTAIALIGFGVLIARLRYLISPDVPGTGYGWALGLMLACIGLLTVLLSTWHYFSVQRAIERDTYEPSSRWILLFSLVVTLMGTGVLYVLVSMPSTVKGGLMF
- a CDS encoding DUF6765 family protein is translated as MQIDFHHGVTYVCARLAGFEHAAANIVAYCAQYVDDSISAGLIRFDNGAMFNRISSAHKMLDYRNFRELANSRVWIPFHFLPGNGGLPAGQDPEGSFVDKLICRPNSPVAQAMVQECIRHRHKPYGLYRLGITLHVYADTWAHQGFAGVNHRINCANDLVDSNNIPDQSLINRLQSFFIGEALPLGHGSVLGNPDKPFLRWGYTNGRGEKVVRDNPRDFLEAADQMYQAMQRFRAADPEAPVSGLPEPDRSLIAHMLSSITDIKGEMRHQTWLTAIAAGKFSFGPAKISYAAKGRGSWKYQALRVEEGCDRNDTKIPYSPDFLSSHWKLFHDALKAHHFFIIHELLPQYGICVA